ACAATGCAtggtccagcaccctgagactcaCTGAGCAGCAAAAAGAGGGAGGACAAGGATTAGTGATTCTCCAGAGCCATGATTCTGGATGAAACAAGGAGCATCCAAGAATACATCGGGAAGATGCCCCCCTGAGAAGACCTGCCCAGAGAGTGCCTCTGGCAGCAGAAGACAGAGGGTGataaggaggaagaggaaatatCGTGGCAGACCAAACCCCACCATAGGATGTACCATTGGCAGATAGATGAAGTGGCTGACATCAGGAAATTCTACCAGTGGCTAGAAAAGGCTGTCCTGAAGGGCATGGCAGCACAAGAACAGGCCTTGACCACCAGATCCATAGAGGCAGGGGTCCACCATAGCTGACAAGACCCCCCGGTGCAAGCTGTGCAAAGAGGTCCCTGAGACAGTCCAGCACATAGTAACAGGATGTCAGATGCAAGCTGTTACAGCATACACCAAGAGGCACAACCAAGTGGCTGCGATAGTGCACAGGAACATCTGTGCTGAGTATGGACTAGAAGTCCCCAAGTCCTGATGGGACAAACCACCGGAAGTGGTTGAGAACAACAAGGCTAAGGTCCTTTTAGACTTCAAGTTCCAGATGGACAAGCAGCTGCTAGCTAACCAACCAGACATAGTGGTGGTTGACAAGAAGCAGAAGAGGGCAGTTGTGGTAGATTTGGCAATCCCAGCCAACGGTAACatcaggaagaaagaaagaacatgaAAAGACTGAGAAGTACCAGGTGCTCAAGGAACAACTGGAGCAGATGTGGAGCATTAGTCCCATAGGTAATAGGAGCATTAGAGACTGTGACACCCAAACTGGTAGAGTCGCTCCAGCtgattccaggtacaacatctgatGTCTTTGTCCATAAAAGAGTCCAGTCCTAGGAACAACTAAAATGTGCACAGAACTTTCAAAATCCCaggcctctttttttctttaaatccaACATAAGGGAGAAATTATCCAAAATTCTGTTACTAACAGTCTATCTACATGGGTACAACCTCCAGTCCTGCAGTTTATCCTAATGTTTGCATCAGTGAGTGATCATCACAATCAGAACAGTGAGGTGGAGTGgagtgagagaaaataaaaaggcaaaaaccATTTGTGTTGACTTCTCATTAGCTCTTTTTCTACAAAGTGGCATTGTTCAAGGGAGATCAGTTTGCTGttgaatgtttttattataatcTTAATAAtgatttgagcaccacaaacaaaacTCCATTCAGCTCCATTGTACTGAGGTGGAAGCAGAAATCTTTCTTCCACAGAATCAGACTACCTACATTGCTGAATATTAAGAGTAGTAAGGGAGTTTTTTTAGTACATCCAGTGAAATGACTCTGAAAGACCCCTTGATGGCCAAACTTGTGCATCATTATGGTCCATAATTTCACCCTAATCAAAATTCATTTTGACACTGAATGCAGAGAGACAATTTTAAGATACTCCATACCCTATAACAACATGACACACAGACGACCAAGTTGCAGAGCAAATGTTTAATCATGAAAAGAACTGTAATTTCAGTTCAGAACAATTAGCTGTCCTTTATCACTGGGAGAGGAGCTTTTCTGCTCTACCAGGCATGAAATTAATTACTGGTTTAATGATGCCCTGATGGGTCTTAAagcaacatttcagcttttgcTCAATGCATAGTGTTACTTTACagtatactgtgtgtgtttcgTGATAGTGTAAAGACATAGGTTACTGCACTTTCCCTGACCTCCAGCTCactgctgtctctgtctttcccgTGTCCTTAAAATACccagaaacaaaataacagtTAAATGAAGTGAGTGCTTCCACTCTGCTTTATGAGTTGCAAGAACACAATTGTTTCTTTAATTACTCTTATTTCAACCCTTTGGCAGAGGCTGTTAATGTGATCCTGCAGCACAGCACTGAGAGTAGAACATGTTCCTGACTGTATAGAGAACAATGTGGTAGCACCAGTAACCAGGGTCAAGTTTGAAGTCCCACTTGATTTTCAACATTTGCTTGTGAGAGAACAAGCACTTACTGCTTTTCAGGTTTGTACGAGATTGATAGAATATAACACTGTTAAATTGTTGAACAATATAAGGGTTAGTTGAttggattaaaaaataaattagaattataattttgacATGATTAACAGTCTCCATGCTGACACAACATAATCCCCTACTCAATCATCTCATCTCGAAACGAGAATGTGGAGCCAGCGCTGACTAGTTTTACTGACATTATTGTTTGTCCTAAATCACTTCCTTTTTCACTGAGAAATATCTTAAATATTCCCTCATTAAGGGGCAGACATCGCAGAGTAAATAAGACCTGATCTCCGATGTCCACAGTCTAATTTATGACATGGTAATTCTTCCTGCTTGCAAATGGTTTCATTTGTATGCTAAGGGCTGTAAAATATAGAGATGTCTATATCATCCCTGAAAATATGGTTAACCTGATGTTCTCCGTTTGACATTTATGATGATGTGTACATTGACCCAGAATCATTGCATACTAATGGTCTCTCTTATATTTTATGACCACATAGTTTCTAATGATCCCCATTACTCGCTTTTAATTTCTGGACAGGAACTAATTTGCAAAAGTAATCGATGTATCTCACTTTTATTTGGATGCTGAGAgctgaaggggaaaaaaagcctgAAGGCTGTGACTGAGATCATGAGTCATCCAAGTCGTATTTCTACAGCCAGCAGTTTTTTGTAGTCTATGATGGAAAATATACACCACCAGATACCTTGTTTTTGTCCCCACCCTGTGGCAGCATCTGTGATCTACACTGTATTTTTATCCACTCATCTTTTGGCTTGACAAAGTTATTTGTACCCCACCATTGGATACTGTCTTTTACAAGGTGAGCCCCccatgtaaatattttttacactttaaaatacagttttatgAATATCAATGTACACCAAACTTGTTTCTTTATTGTGTTTAATACAATTAATTCTGATTACAGACAGATaaaaactgtatgtaaacatatCCCCCTCTTAAGGTTTACACTCCCCCACTGAGTTCCAGTGGGACTCTCCTTGTTTAGTTTTCCTTCACTaccttttgtgttttattttgtttacattaaaatatcttttgttttcatctcttcATGTATGTCTTTTAAAGACAAAGTGTATCGTACATGTTTTTGTGCAGTAACTAAGATCAGTTTTCAAGCATTGATTCATGCCCTCCATTCTCACCTTTGTTTTGAGAGAAGGGAATCTACTCAGGCTTGCATTAAACCGTACATCAGAGACAAAGTGTTTAAACTGGAGCTGtacaatatgcaaaaaaaaaacaactgagatATGTGTGTAGCACCACTATGAGTCATTTATAATggtatgttgtgacacattttccctTTATCAAAAAATTGCGATTTGAATATTGCACTTTTTTGAACTAATCttatttccattaattgtgcagccctagtttAAACAGATTTTAACAGTATTTGAACCTGACGGAGACAAAATCATCAATCACATAATTCACAGACACATTGTCATTGGGTGCTCTAAGGTCTGAGGGTTCAATGTGCCAGCTGCAGCTTTCCCTTTTTTAATCATCCTGCCTGCACAGTCCACATTCTGATTCATCACTGTTTGTCCTGCTGAGCCTCCAGGTGTCTGTGTGCTGCTCTCAGTGTGTCCTGCAGGTCTTTGTATTGTGCCAGAGTGCAGGCTTCCTCCAGCCGGGCCCAGCGGTAGTCCTGGTGCTCGTCCGACAAAGTCACAGCTGTCCCTGGGTCCCTCAGCTCGGCCAGCCAGTACAGCACTTCTTTGGGTCTACCTCGCACCTCGTAGCGCAGCTCCCGCAAAAAGCCATCAATCACCCGCAGTTGCTCGGCCCCTAGCCCCGCCTCCTCTTTGGTTTCTCTCAGAGCTGTGGTGAGGTCATCCTCACCTGGATCCACATGACCTGATGGTGAACAGGTTAGATGTAATTATTATGTCATTATTGTATAGAATCAACTATGTGATACATTTTGAACTCGTGAACACCTTTGGGTGGGGTCCAGTGGTGCTCCCCATAAGAGGTCTGCAAGAGGAGGTACTCGATGTTGTCTGGTGGAGGGATGCAGCTGGCTAGACGCCGAAATATTATGAAGCCACAAGCACGCAGCGCCATCTCCTTGTTCAacaaattctcacacacacacacacacacacacacacacacacacacacacacacacacagtttgcatTACATTGTGTTACAGAATTCCACTATAGAAAACAAAAGGCTGCAATGTGTGCTGTTGAGCCACCTGAACATTTAGGGTCAGCTTTTAATGATGAAATACAAAACCACTGTTCTCTATGGGAGTGTAAAGCATGACGTAAGGGGAAAACATACATTATCCTAGATCACAAACAATATGAAATAAAGAAGTACTTGTCTAATGGGAACGCTTTAAATGCTCATGTTTATAAATTTGTCTAGGTAATGGGTATGTGTACACAAAGGTTCCAGATGTTGTTTTGCAAGTAAAATCACAATAGTTAAATGTGTATTTGACTGGTAAAGTCCATGCATGTACACAAGGACCTGCAAAATAGTTCTGTTGACTAACACATACACAATTTTCACtaagttaaaataaaagatctaaatgttttttgtgtgtgtgcaaaatgcTTAGTTCAAATTTAGTCACAAATTGGTGAAAATTCATGTCAGTGAGCACTTTGCAAATATAATCCGTAATCCATAACCCTGACAGGGGTGGCATATGGAGATGCTGACTAAACAGCATGATTATTATGCAGATGTGTCCTGAAGTGGTCaaaataaaaggtcactctaaaatgtgcaggtTTAATTAcaaacacaatgccacagatgctgcaggttttgagggagcgtgtaattggcatgctgactgcaggaatgtccaccagagctgttgcctgtgaactgaatgtcCATTCACTACCATAAAATATACATCTCAACCAACCATGTGTGACCCCACCAGCCCAGGACACAGTTTTTTTCTATCAAGTGTACAAACTGCTGTGATGGTAACATTTAAGGTCAATGTAACTGTTTGAAATCACTTTATGTGAAATTCTAGCTCCCATTATTCCCCTTATTCTATTAGGTGCAGGTTTTCTTGTTCAACATACTAGCCTAATTTGAGCCTTTGCTGCTAGGCAGTAATtgtaatatatattaaaatttcTATGCTtcaacacacactgctgttcGAAATAATTGTACAGAAAGCAAATGTTTTTAACTGTCATAAAGAAACGTAATATATTGCCAATATTATTACTACCAGTTCCAATGTTATGGTGTAGTGCAGTTCTGCATGTGGTGTGTGCAAGTGGCGTTCCCCAGCTGAAGGAGTTGCTCGACTGCTGTCAGTAGGTACAGTCAATGTCAAACACTTTACTGTCTCAACTTTATTACtcttaaatgtcttaaaaagtGGAGAACTGCAGTGTACTGATTGTTACATAAGCTGCATCACTTTTGTGTTGttgcagtttttgtcattaaaaagttaTAGcataatatgtcataaaaagtcatagtgtgtgCAATTTTCCTGTCCGGCCCCCTCAATCACATACCGTCTCTTTAAAACTGTACTCAGTGATCGAAATGTTAAGAACCCCTGATCTAAGActattgtttaaaatgttcTGAAATGGTCAGTTTAGCGATTTAGTTTCTAAAAATTTCTAAAAACAGGTGACCACAGCTTTGCTTCGCTGGGTCAGTCAGGACAAAGTTCAGCAGTGTTGCTTCTGACTGGAGTTAACCAGAGCATGCCAAGCATATTGCTATGTGTTCAAACTGTAGAGGACTAAATGACTCCTGCATTGCTATGACTGACGGGCACTTTCATTAGCTAGCCTAGCACACAGCAGCTTCTTCTGATCTGTGACAGATTGTGCAGGTTTACAGACCCTCATACAACACTGCTGCAGCAGTAGGAAAGCAAAGGAGTCTGTTAGCATTTCTAGCATGTTAGCTGTCTTACCTCTGTGCACAGATCAGATGTCAGACTGAATGAGTTAACTCAGTGTAATATGCTTTCTGTTCTCACTGTACAGAACATGGTGGCTGTTATTCCCTTTGTCAACACAGACTGCACTTTCGACAAGAAGCTACTTATTAAACTTGACAGATGTTAACAGCTTACTTACGGTCTCTTTACTGTCACAAGATTTGACTGGGCGCTGTTTGTTTCTCACCGGCTGAGAGCACTGCGGAGCTCAGCGGTGCTCTGAGAAATGAGTCCGGAGTTCAAGAAGGAAATAAACCGTTCCGCTTTCTGAAACTGCTTTGACAGTACTGGCAGCTACTGCCAGTGGTGAAAGGGGTTATCAaattatttaaagggacagtttacccccaaatcaaacacacatatttttcttcttacctgtagtgctatttatcagtctagattgttttggtgtgagttgctgagtgttggagatatcagccgtagagatgtctgccttctcttcaatataatggaactagatggcactcagcttgtggtgctcaaagttccaaaaaacacattagaAAAACTAAACATCAGTGTTAGCCTggagcaaattcgaatttgctaggggcggggcatctggaatTCCAGGTTAgatcagtgtctctttccagaaattatgacctggtttctcaagataatccacagaccttgttgctTTATGTaggatttattttctttctaccgagcCAAGCCTGTGGGGTGGGGAGAGAAAGCTGGCCCTACAACAGTGTGTCGGGCCCTGgtaagtgattcagattgccaccttggattTACGCTTGTGTTAGAAGAATTCACACAGGTATGCAATGATGATTATTGAATTATGTATATGTTGATGTTGCCTAATGTCAAGACTCTATTTGATTATGTGACAAATAACTAGTGTGCACTTAGGCCAATAGTGACAACCTTATGCTACTGcatcacctagcaccactgagctagctaacgctacAGTTAAGCTGAgaaggacaccattaatgtttacatctcaggctgtcacgagcacaagcctcttgtccatgagtacaTACACTCTTCTTTTTGTGCAGTGATATGCTTAGTGGGTTTCGTTCAATCTATATTGATAAACagcgctacaggtaagagtaaaaatatgtatttttgactttggggtgaactgtccctttaaagtaaaCAGTAATAGTACTCCTAGTGCAGAATTGTTGTATTCagatatattattttattgtgatgGTAGGCTATATGATcaggcggcatggtggtgcagtggttagcctcacagcaagagggatcCTGCGTTAAACCTGGGGTAGGGGGCTCGAACCCCAGAGTGGGGAAGCCCTTCTATGCAGAGTTTCCATGTCGTTTTCTCCagttactccagcttcctcccacagtccaaatacatgcaggttaggttaagtGGTTTAAGTGGttactctaaattggccataggtgcgaatggttgtgtgtctctatgtgtcagccctgtgatagtttggtgtaccccgcctctcacccagtgtctgtctacagaaaataaatgaatcactATTTTATAGGTTTTATGTTATATTAGTGACTTCTCTTTTATTGTCAGTTATTGTTTTGAGATATTATTGTAAACTGATGAGACTATACGCCCTGATATATAGTAACatctatttttaaataatttgatttaaatAGATTCATCCGGTTGTAAACTCTCGCACTGacagattaaacaaatgttttatcacAAACTTACATATTTCTTCACAATCGTATTGCGCCTGTGGGAGACAGATAAGAAATGTACCCAGTGTAGATAGGGCCAACTGAAGACAGCTTGTGTGTGAAGATAATAGAGATGGGGCCTCCTTCCCACGCACGCCGAACTGTCAGCAGTACAGTTGTTCGGCTTGACAGAGGAGACACCGCTGCGGAGTTTCAAGGTAAAGACAAGAACTCAcccaaaatacatgtttttgttattttcaagtAAGAATATAtagggagggagagagtgaggctgacagacaggcagatGGGATGCACACACAGGATTTGTACAAATTCATCCTACAGGCCGTTAGGGCTCGCTTAAAGAAAATGTATCATTTCCCTGACATAAACAATTATATTGCTTTTCTATAGATCCATCTTTCATAGCATGTAGCTGTCTGTAGTTTCGCCAGATGCCTCAGGACATGTGACTTTCGCTGCCACTACTACTGTGCTTACTCAGCCTGCACTGAAGTGCTCATTATTCCACTCCGCTATACACGGATCACACTTGGGGTCAGGTTCCCCTGCATCCAGACATTTTCTGTATATACTGGCTGTCACAGAGATTACGCATGGATGTAGGACTGTGGTCTCTAGATGGCCACTACTTTTGCACAATGATGACATTCATGTAGGTCACACATGTGATCATTAGGGACTTGATTGGTCTGCTGTTTTGTACATCAGGAATGCACAACAAGAGTAAAGAAATCCTTCAGCTTTGGATAGATACAGTTCAACTTGTGATCTGCTAAAGGCTCCCTGATATCAGGGATAAATATTACAGGTCTGAGCATGTATGTAACAGAGCTGATCAGTGCCAAGAGATGTCCTTTCCTGGATTCTTCAGGCTGAATCTTCCGGAGGTGTTGTGGACTTAATTTAAGCTGACAACTGTGATGGGAGGTGCCAACACgataatcctgctgacaaatcCAAAAGCCACACTTTTCACGTGTAGTTAAGATTTCAGTTGAAGTCCTAACCCAGAATAATCGCCACATGGCATCGACTGCACAACCAATCTTGTGATTttgtaaagaaaaataacagaCTTCTCTATTATTAATGCTAATGTTTGCCTTCTAAACGTTATTTCACAGAGCCATGGAGGAGTCTACAGGAGAGCCTCAGTTTGTGGGGAAGAAGGATGAACTTATTAAAGCAAAGCGTTCTTTCAGAACAATAGAGGGTCGGGATATACTGATCATCTACCACCAGAACACCTTCTATGCTATGGACTCTTACTGCTATCGTGAGTTATGTTCCTCTTGCATTTAACTCATATTAGTGGCAGTTAGCAGGGGTAGgagacttgagtcacatgacttgactcagGTCACACTCAGGTCACAAAATTGAGGACTTCAGACTTGCTTTGACTTTGATTTGACCtagacttgagacagatgactcaAAAAGACTTGACCTTTTTATCAAATATCTGCATTTTTCTAGATATTAAAGGGGAGCACTATCTAAATTCAGAATTCCAATAATTGTCTAGGAacgttcaatcaatatttgtgaacatgagccactctctctcaaagccagaatcCAGAGAAGTAAATCTTAAACCTGTGATGTCATAGAGTATAaagtctgcagctgctccatagacaatgtataggagcctgattttgtggacacacagaatgttttctttttttttatacccaaataaGCTTTATGCTATTGCcttgttctcagttctgaaacagaaaacgtACCCACATACTCAGAACACTCCCCGAGGTCCTCTTAGTGCCATCTGTAACATTTTTCCCAGTTCATTGTCTGTAGGCTTTATACCCTATGatgtcacaaatttgagttttagcactccaGTTTTGGGATTTGGGAGAactttgttcatgtttactattATTTTTGGACTTTCTTAGAACATAGAAATAATGTATGAATTTTGCAAATGGGCAttgttcccctttaaaattttactcttgtttttgAAACATGATTGGATGATTTATAGTGCAATGTGCACAAACCTGGCAACCTACAAGATGACAGACCAGCTGAGGCCAGCAAATCAGGCAGCTGTTACGGAGGGGGGCTATAGTCCAAAAATAATACGTATGGGGTTCAAGGATTATGTTGTCGATGGTTGTAGTGAGAAGAGAATAGCAGTATGGAAAGTCTGCAGCTCACAAATCAGTCACACGACCCCCACAGCATCCAACTTTTTTGAGTTGTACTTTGGTTTTAACTTTAGAGCTACAGGGCTATATTATAGTGTTAGAGTCCTACTCTCCCTTGCTGTTTATTTAGGAAGCCTGTTATTAATTGCCACAAAATGGCAATTatatcatttttatcattttctcaTAATAtcattttatgagactgatcaGGTGTAAGCAGGgtgcaacattaaacattgCTTGACTTAAAGCTACTTTAAGTCAAAAgctacctttcttgcatttcacacagcacactacagtaggctaacgttagccattagcaactggatgctgtgttgtcatataacattatgtgttaTATTAGCAGCAATCGGTCTGAATGCAGTGAttgtttaagtttttatttaagtttattcactttattaatccccctgaggggaaattcaatgttttcactcttgcttgtcaattacacacaggtccgaaagacacacacatgcacaaacaggacctatacatgcacaaagtggagagatctcagagtgagggggctgccctttggtcaggcgccccgagcagttggggggttcggtgccttg
This region of Epinephelus fuscoguttatus linkage group LG1, E.fuscoguttatus.final_Chr_v1 genomic DNA includes:
- the nudt2 gene encoding bis(5'-nucleosyl)-tetraphosphatase [asymmetrical] isoform X1, which codes for MQTVCVCVCVCVCVCVCVCENLLNKEMALRACGFIIFRRLASCIPPPDNIEYLLLQTSYGEHHWTPPKGHVDPGEDDLTTALRETKEEAGLGAEQLRVIDGFLRELRYEVRGRPKEVLYWLAELRDPGTAVTLSDEHQDYRWARLEEACTLAQYKDLQDTLRAAHRHLEAQQDKQ
- the nudt2 gene encoding bis(5'-nucleosyl)-tetraphosphatase [asymmetrical] isoform X2; amino-acid sequence: MALRACGFIIFRRLASCIPPPDNIEYLLLQTSYGEHHWTPPKGHVDPGEDDLTTALRETKEEAGLGAEQLRVIDGFLRELRYEVRGRPKEVLYWLAELRDPGTAVTLSDEHQDYRWARLEEACTLAQYKDLQDTLRAAHRHLEAQQDKQ